TAAGTGCTATGAATGCAAGGGGTATGGTCACTTTCGAACTGAGTGTCCCAcagtgaaaagaagagagattcagTGCCATAACTGCAAGGGATATGGACACACTCAAGCTGAGTACGAGTCGGATGGTAGGAGAAAGCCGGAAAAGTCCATGATAGGAATCAATGACAGCGAGTCCGACAGCGAAAGTGAAGAGGAAGTGAACAACTTTGTGGCGTTTCTAGGAATCGTGGAATGTGATTCAGGATCTGAGAGTGATGTTGAGCAAGAAAATGATTTAGATGAAAGCTACAAGGAAGTTCGAGAGACGCTAGTGAAGTTGGGAACGGAGAATTTGGCATTGGCTAAAGAGAAGGCAAGACTGGAAGTTGAAGTACAAGTGTTGAAGGATGACCTCAACAGGGAAGCTGAGTTGGCCAAGGAAAGTGTGAATCTGATCAAAGAAAAATTGGTATTGTCTAAGCAAGCGGACGAGCTCAGAGAAGAGCTACTGACTGAAAGAAAGCAGCTGATCTTCAAGCTGAATTGGATCAGCAATATCGGAAGATTAAGATGCTCACGGGAACCAAGCAACTCGACAAGATTCTGAGCAGCGGAAGAACTGAAAACTCATTGATGGGACTTGGTTACACTGGAAGACAGAGTAGCTCAACAGGTACAACGCGTTTTGTGTCTGGAGGTTTTGCGCATGCTGAAGAAACTAAGACACAAACTATGCCAGCTCAGATGAGTGGATGTTTCTTCTGTGGGAAGTTTGGTCATTACAAGAGGTATTGCTACAAGTATCTGGAACGGGTCAAACAATTATGGAGACAACACAAGTTTTGGAGAATAGGAAAGACTTCTCGAGGCTGGATGAAGAAGACTGACTTGTATCTTAAGGTAGTGACTGAACCAAGAAGTACCGTTCGATGTAACATGGCGCGAGTGTCAAGTGATTCTGAATCTGAGGAACCATGGTACTTCGACAGTGGATGTTCTAGACACATGACGGGAAACATTGAGTATCTAGACAAAGTGTCAAAGGTAAAAGGAGGAAAGGTAACTTTGGAGATGGAGGCtgttgtgaggggtaaaactcacacctagattttagatcaggttttatgtttaggtaaggttagggaaagattatcgcgggctgaatcccgtaagaacttgatgaatgaactttgatttgtattgatgtaATAGAAATgagatggttacaaaagatgatctttgatgaatataaAGATCACGAGAGAATTACAAGTAAGAATGTTTcaatgaatgttgagtaaaaaaTATGAGTTGGTTCGGAtcttcttcttagtcttcgaccttctctttttatagctttggacttctttaggttgtttgcaactgatctccgagatcttctccgcttgaggtggaatctgcaacagcttccctttgaccgggtcctgcgcttcttcttgttgtgacgtgagcttcctcttcgtcgtgacctccttgGTTAGGATCCTTAGTTTTGAGCCTTCGGCTTCTACCTAGCTCTTTTAGACTTAGAACTCGTGATGGGCTTATCGCGGTCCATCGTCATCTTTTATTAATGAatgatcagctaccgggccatattcgggcccaacagttgcccccagctttcgagataagatttcTTACTCGGGAGCTTAACCTAGCCGCTGAACCTCAATCTTTTctgttgagataatgattactaGCTTCGTTCAACGAAGATactatttatttgaattaacGGTTGAGATCTCTTCTGATGAAATCAACGACTCAGATGAGAggagttttgaaatatttattccGATTTTCGAGACTTGACAAGATATAAAGCAGCTAGCATTAACTGCCGCTGTCCATATTCTCCACGCCTCCActcggtttccaaggtaacttctcttccactcctttattttactacgtttttctcattttttttttactttacttTCATCCTTCGATTCACCATTAATCTCCTGCGAATTTCTTAGAATCCTTAGTTCCTAAGAGATTTGGTTAGCCTATTCCCTCCTTTCCCCTTTCAATCTCTTCGATTCTCCTTACCTTTCTTTTAAATGGACCCTCCGAAAGAAGGTTCCGGTGAGACCGGAATCTCTGCCTCCGGGAAGCGTTTAATGAAGGTTAAGCAAGAAATCggtgagaaaatgaaaagagacaAGAAGGAAGTCAAGGACTCAATTGCGGGGAGGGTCTCCAAGcgggtgaagaagaaggaagttTCTGGCGGGAGTACCTCTCTGGGCCCTCACTCGCCTTCCTCACTAAAGATTCAAGAAGTCGTTAACCTCATGGTTCAAGCCCATGGCCAAAAGGAGTTGGCCAAGGTTTGTTCCTCCGATGAAACTCCTGAAACCGCCCCGGAAGGTTGGTTCTGCATTCACGAGAAGTATATCTCGAAATGCCACCTTCGGTTCCCACTTCCAGATCTCCTGTTAGATCTTCTTGATCATTACCAACTAGCCCTTTCTCAGCTTTGTCCCTCAGCCATCCGGGTGATAAATGGTTTCATCACCAGGGCTAAGGAGGAGGGGATCGTTGTTGGACTGACCGAGCTAATGAGCCTTTACACGATCAAGGAGAGCTCTAACAAAGATGGTGGTAGCGGTACCTACTATCTTCCTTGTCGTCCTAGGCTTGGTCTTTTCAAGTCTTCCGGTAGTGATGACGATTGGAGGAAGAAATATTTCTATGTCAAGATCGACCCCACGACGATCCCCGTGGGTCGTGCTCTCTCTGTTGTTTGGTCCGATATATCTGGTTAGGACTTTGTTAGGATTGTGCCTTCCTTGTTTCTAATTAGTATTATTCACTGAACCCTCGATTTCATGTGCAGATACTGAGGATCCTCCTAAGCTTACTGAGAAGCTGGCTAGGGCTCTTTTCCGGAAGCTAAATCAAAGCTCCAATACCTGGGCATCTTTTGCCTCCTCTCGTATTGAATCAGCTAGGTTCCCGGATCGGTACAACGCCAGGTTCCCTGACCCGATTCCTGCTGAAGATTTAGAAGGTAATTTTCGGATtttgcttattattattttttttatttctggaTTTGCTTTCAGAGATAACTAACAAGCTTTCAACTGTTTAGTTTCTGAAGGTCCTTTCGTGGTAGATCTTTCGACCGGAGCTAGTACTTCCGAAACTGAAAAGACTCAAGCTCCTAAGATGAGGCCTTCTTTCCGTTCCAGGAACAAGCCTGCTGCAGCTGCCAGCGCTTCGCGAGGCAGCGATAAGACCCAAGGAGGTGCCTTCCTCAGCTCATTGAAGGAGGTCCTTGATGACGGGACCTCTGTCCCTGCTAAGGATGTTAACCCAGTTGAGCCCAGAGCTCAAGATGTTGTTCCCCGTCCTGAGGTTCCGACAGTTGAAGCTAACCCCCAAGCTGCTAGAGACCCTCACGAGGTCGAACTTCCGAGAAACAAGAGGTCTCGGACCGATTTGGGAGATAGACCCGCCAGatcctcctcctcgtcttcgCGGGGAGGGACCGTGGGTTGGAACTTCTCCCATTCTAAGCCGGGATCGATATTGGATGATCCTTGGGGTTTGGCAACCatcatgaggcatatgaagatgGTAGGATGCTCCATGCCTTCGATCAATGGTATGACCAACAAGGAAGAGTACGTTGAGATAGCTCACCACGTGGGTCAGGTATGTAGTCCTGTTACTCCCTGGTTCGCTATCAatccaaataatttttttgtttaaaacgtatatatatatttccttttttttttgttttagctaGCTGGAGCCATCAACAGGGCTCAGCTGAGGTTTGAAGAGACCGTGCATGGTGCTCCTAGCGCTGAAGACTTAGCTCAGGCTACTGAGTTGTTCAAGACTACCAAGACGGAGCTCGACCTGGCTCGTGCTCGAGTTGCTGAGCTTGAAGCTGAGGCCGGGAGGCTCGGTTTGAAGGCTGATACTCAACAAGGGAAGATCGAAAGTCAGGCCATCGATATTCGGGTGAAGAGTAGGAAGATCAATGAGTTAGATGCTGCTCGCAGGATAGCTGAGCACCAGGTCAAGAGTTGATCGCCTCGTCTCAGGTTAGTCAACAGAACAAAGAGGCTGAAGTTAGACTAGCTGTCAGGAAAGGTAAGAAGGAGGTGGCTGAAGCCTACAACAAGATCCTGACCTCTGTGAAGGAGAAGTTTGTCAAGAAAAAGGAAGAGACTGACGCTCTGATCTATGCTCAGGAGCTTCAGGCAAACACCGAACTTCTGAAGGATTTATTGTCTAAAGAGATTGAGAATGCTGAGGAGGAGTATCATCGTTTGATGATTTTGATCCCGGATGCTGGTGTTGCATACGAGAAGGCTCAAGTTTCTGATTTCTCAGTTAGCAAGCtccccattcctcaattctccgagagctcaggtactttcgagatcaaTATGTTTAATCCGACGTTTTCTGGAGAATATGGTTCTAACTTGGGTTCGGTCTCTCCTGATTTAGTTCCCGTTGAGACGACCCCGGGAGGTGACGACCAGGATGTTGAAGAAGAGGTTCCTGTTAAGGAGGGTGATCCTATCGAGGAGGATaaggatgatgaagctgatccTGGATCCAAGGAAGGTTAAGAGCTGATgctctttatgttttaaaacttatgcccaatgggcttctttatcttttgctttcaagacttatagcctgaggaggcttttaaacctttatctgtttGCACTTCGAATctttgttagcctggggaggcttttaaaccct
This genomic stretch from Raphanus sativus cultivar WK10039 chromosome 3, ASM80110v3, whole genome shotgun sequence harbors:
- the LOC108845300 gene encoding uncharacterized protein At3g60930, chloroplastic-like — encoded protein: MDPPKEGSGETGISASGKRLMKVKQEIGEKMKRDKKEVKDSIAGRVSKRVKKKEVSGGSTSLGPHSPSSLKIQEVVNLMVQAHGQKELAKVCSSDETPETAPEGWFCIHEKYISKCHLRFPLPDLLLDLLDHYQLALSQLCPSAIRVINGFITRAKEEGIVVGLTELMSLYTIKESSNKDGGSGTYYLPCRPRLGLFKSSGSDDDWRKKYFYVKIDPTTIPVGRALSVVWSDISDTEDPPKLTEKLARALFRKLNQSSNTWASFASSRIESARFPDRYNARFPDPIPAEDLEVSEGPFVVDLSTGASTSETEKTQAPKMRPSFRSRNKPAAAASASRGSDKTQGGAFLSSLKEVLDDGTSVPAKDVNPVEPRAQDVVPRPEVPTVEANPQAARDPHEVELPRNKRSRTDLGDRPARSSSSSSRGGTVGWNFSHSKPGSILDDPWGLATIMRHMKMVGCSMPSINGMTNKEEYVEIAHHVGQLAGAINRAQLRFEETVHGAPSAEDLAQATELFKTTKTELDLARARVAELEAEAGRLGLKADTQQGKIESQAIDIRVSQQNKEAEVRLAVRKGKKEVAEAYNKILTSVKEKFVKKKEETDALIYAQELQANTELLKDLLSKEIENAEEEYHRLMILIPDAGVAYEKAQVSDFSVSKLPIPQFSESSGTFEINMFNPTFSGEYGSNLGSVSPDLVPVETTPGGDDQDVEEEVPVKEGDPIEEDKDDEADPGSKEG